One Camelus dromedarius isolate mCamDro1 chromosome 6, mCamDro1.pat, whole genome shotgun sequence genomic region harbors:
- the WTAP gene encoding pre-mRNA-splicing regulator WTAP isoform X2, translating to MTNEEPLPKKVRLSETDFKVMARDELILRWKQYEAYVQALEGKYTDLNSNDVTGLRESEEKLKQQQQESARRENILVMRLATKEQEMQECTTQIQYLKQVQQPSVAQLRSTMVDPAINLFFLKMKGELEQTKDKLEQAQNELSAWKFTPDRGLMASDYSEEVATYEKFPF from the exons ATGACCAACGAGGAACCTCTTCCCAAAaag GTTCGGCTGAGTGAAACAGACTTCAAAGTTATGGCACGAGATGAATTAATTTTAAG GTGGAAGCAGTATGAAGCATACGTGCAAGCTTTGGAGGGCAAATACACAGATCTTAACT CCAATGATGTAACTGGCTTAAGGGAGTCTGAAGAAAAGCTAAAGCAGCAACAGCAAGAATCTGCACGCAGGGAAAACATCCTTGTAATGCGCCTAGCAACCAAGGAGCAGGAGATGCAAGAGTGTACT ACTCAAATCCAGTACCTCAAGCAAGTCCAGCAGCCTAGCGTTGCCCAACTGAGATCAACAATGGTGGACCCAGCGATCAACTtgtttttcctaaaaatgaaagGTGAACTGGAACAGACTAAAGACAAACTGGAACAAGCCCAAAATGAACTGAGTGCCTGGAAGTTTACGCCTGATAG AGGCCTGATGGCGTCGGACTATTCCGAAGAAGTGGCCACCTACGAAAAATTCCCCTTCTAG
- the WTAP gene encoding pre-mRNA-splicing regulator WTAP isoform X3 — protein sequence MTNEEPLPKKVRLSETDFKVMARDELILRWKQYEAYVQALEGKYTDLNSNDVTGLRESEEKLKQQQQESARRENILVMRLATKEQEMQECTTQIQYLKQVQQPSVAQLRSTMVDPAINLFFLKMKGELEQTKDKLEQAQNELSAWKFTPDR from the exons ATGACCAACGAGGAACCTCTTCCCAAAaag GTTCGGCTGAGTGAAACAGACTTCAAAGTTATGGCACGAGATGAATTAATTTTAAG GTGGAAGCAGTATGAAGCATACGTGCAAGCTTTGGAGGGCAAATACACAGATCTTAACT CCAATGATGTAACTGGCTTAAGGGAGTCTGAAGAAAAGCTAAAGCAGCAACAGCAAGAATCTGCACGCAGGGAAAACATCCTTGTAATGCGCCTAGCAACCAAGGAGCAGGAGATGCAAGAGTGTACT ACTCAAATCCAGTACCTCAAGCAAGTCCAGCAGCCTAGCGTTGCCCAACTGAGATCAACAATGGTGGACCCAGCGATCAACTtgtttttcctaaaaatgaaagGTGAACTGGAACAGACTAAAGACAAACTGGAACAAGCCCAAAATGAACTGAGTGCCTGGAAGTTTACGCCTGATAGGTAA